A genomic region of Streptomyces rimosus contains the following coding sequences:
- the galK gene encoding galactokinase, with the protein MTDTDHLTADDAARARHTADRFREVYGAAPAGVWAAPGRVNLIGEHTDYNDGFVMPLALPHTTLAAAAPRTDGVLRVHSGDGSGGGQTVELRLDALRPAADGGWAGYPAGVAWALRDAGLPVGGADLHYESTVPVGAGLSSSAALEVATALALDDLYGLGLTRQRLAQLAQRAENAFVGVPCGIMDQTAAACCTDGHALFLDTRDLAQRQVPFDLAGEGLRLLVVDTRVKHELGDGAYAQRRAMCERGARALGVHALRDVPYAHLPEALDKLAATDEEPGGGKGDGGPGTAAVVRHVVTENRRVEEVIARLDAGEARAIGPLLTAGHASLRDDFRVSCAELDLAVEAAGAAGALGARMTGGGFGGSAIVLVEETDADAVAVRITEAFAAAGHTAPRIFPAVPSAGARRLV; encoded by the coding sequence ATGACGGACACCGACCACCTGACGGCGGACGACGCGGCGCGGGCCCGGCACACCGCCGACCGCTTCCGCGAGGTCTACGGCGCCGCCCCCGCCGGTGTGTGGGCGGCGCCCGGCCGCGTCAACCTCATCGGCGAACACACCGACTACAACGACGGCTTCGTGATGCCGCTGGCCCTGCCGCACACCACCCTCGCCGCCGCCGCGCCCCGTACCGACGGCGTACTGCGGGTGCACTCCGGCGACGGCAGCGGCGGCGGCCAGACCGTCGAACTGCGCCTGGACGCCCTGCGCCCGGCCGCTGACGGCGGCTGGGCGGGCTATCCGGCGGGCGTCGCCTGGGCCCTGCGGGACGCCGGGCTGCCCGTCGGCGGCGCGGACCTGCACTACGAGAGCACCGTCCCGGTCGGCGCCGGCCTGTCCTCGTCGGCCGCCCTGGAAGTCGCCACCGCGCTCGCCCTCGACGACCTGTACGGCCTCGGGCTCACCCGGCAGCGCCTGGCGCAGCTCGCCCAGCGCGCGGAGAACGCCTTCGTGGGCGTGCCCTGCGGCATCATGGACCAGACCGCGGCGGCCTGTTGCACGGACGGCCACGCGCTGTTCCTGGACACCCGCGACCTTGCCCAGCGGCAGGTTCCGTTCGATTTGGCGGGGGAGGGGCTGCGGCTCCTGGTGGTCGACACCCGGGTGAAACACGAGCTGGGGGACGGCGCGTACGCACAACGGCGCGCCATGTGCGAGCGCGGTGCGCGGGCGCTCGGCGTACACGCGCTGCGCGATGTGCCGTACGCGCATCTGCCCGAGGCACTGGACAAGTTGGCCGCGACGGACGAGGAGCCGGGCGGCGGGAAGGGCGACGGCGGCCCCGGCACGGCGGCGGTGGTCCGGCACGTGGTGACCGAGAACCGGCGCGTCGAAGAGGTCATCGCCCGTCTGGACGCCGGCGAGGCCCGCGCCATCGGCCCGCTGCTGACCGCCGGACACGCCTCGCTGCGCGACGACTTCCGGGTCTCCTGCGCCGAACTGGACCTGGCCGTCGAGGCGGCCGGGGCGGCGGGCGCGCTCGGGGCCCGGATGACCGGCGGCGGATTCGGCGGCTCGGCCATCGTCCTCGTGGAGGAGACGGACGCGGACGCCGTCGCCGTACGGATCACGGAGGCGTTCGCCGCGGCCGGCCACACGGCGCCGCGGATCTTCCCGGCCGTGCCGAGCGCGGGGGCGCGGCGGCTGGTGTGA
- the galE gene encoding UDP-glucose 4-epimerase GalE, with protein sequence MSNKYLVTGGAGYVGSVVAAHLVEAGHTVTVLDDLSTGHREGVPAGAGFIEGRVQDAARHLDASYDAVLHFAAFSQVGESVTDPEKYWRNNVGGTMDLLAAMRGAGVRTLVFSSTAATYGEPERTPITESAPTAPTSPYGATKLAVDHMIAGECAAHGLAAVSLRYFNVAGAYGAYGERHDPESHLIPLVLQVAQGKRAAISVYGDDYPTPDGTCVRDYIHVADLAEAHLLALDAAAPGEHLICNLGNGNGFSVREVVETVRKVTGHPVPEITAGRRGGDPAVLVASARTAIDRLGWRPSRTDLADIVADAWEFARSRETGTP encoded by the coding sequence GTGAGCAACAAGTACCTGGTCACCGGCGGAGCGGGATACGTGGGCAGCGTTGTGGCGGCGCACCTGGTCGAGGCCGGGCACACCGTCACGGTCCTCGACGATCTGTCCACCGGACACCGCGAAGGCGTCCCGGCGGGTGCCGGCTTCATCGAGGGCCGCGTCCAGGACGCCGCCCGCCACCTGGACGCCTCCTACGACGCGGTGCTGCACTTCGCCGCCTTCTCGCAGGTCGGCGAGTCCGTGACGGACCCCGAGAAGTACTGGCGCAACAACGTCGGCGGCACCATGGACCTGCTCGCCGCGATGCGCGGCGCGGGCGTGCGCACCCTGGTCTTCTCCTCCACCGCCGCCACCTACGGCGAACCCGAGCGCACCCCCATCACCGAGTCCGCGCCCACCGCGCCCACCAGCCCGTACGGCGCAACCAAGCTCGCCGTCGACCACATGATCGCGGGCGAGTGCGCGGCGCACGGCCTGGCCGCCGTCTCGCTGCGCTACTTCAACGTCGCGGGCGCCTACGGCGCGTACGGCGAACGCCACGACCCCGAGTCGCACCTGATCCCGCTCGTCCTCCAGGTAGCCCAGGGCAAGCGCGCGGCCATCTCCGTCTACGGCGACGACTACCCGACGCCCGACGGCACCTGCGTACGCGACTACATCCACGTCGCCGATCTGGCGGAAGCGCATCTGCTCGCCCTCGATGCCGCGGCTCCTGGCGAACACCTCATCTGCAACCTCGGCAACGGCAACGGCTTCTCCGTACGCGAGGTCGTCGAGACCGTCCGCAAGGTCACCGGACACCCCGTACCCGAGATCACCGCGGGCCGCCGCGGCGGCGACCCCGCCGTCCTGGTCGCCTCCGCACGGACCGCCATCGACCGGCTCGGCTGGCGCCCCAGCCGTACGGACCTGGCCGACATCGTCGCGGACGCCTGGGAGTTCGCCCGCAGCAGGGAGACCGGCACGCCATGA
- a CDS encoding LuxR C-terminal-related transcriptional regulator, with product MQRIRVLVVDDHRIFAESLAAALAAEQDVDVAAAGSGPAALRSLERAAADGRRFDVMLIDADLGTVTAPLASVPSQPAPGRDGNADGGPLDGISLVAGVRTAYPYVRTVVLAEKDDPRRAAFALQAGAGGWVAKDCSLSRLLAVIRGVLRDETHLPPALLTGVLRELTAARKHRTESERLVESLTPREREVLRCMVAGLGRKAVAERLFLSPHTVRTHMQNVLGKLGVHSTLAAVALARRAGVGPVELEPATAAASALT from the coding sequence GTGCAACGCATCCGGGTTCTGGTGGTCGACGACCACCGCATCTTCGCCGAGTCCCTGGCGGCCGCGCTCGCGGCCGAACAGGACGTGGACGTGGCGGCGGCCGGCAGCGGACCGGCTGCCCTGCGCAGCCTGGAGCGGGCGGCCGCCGACGGCCGGCGCTTCGACGTGATGCTCATCGACGCCGATCTCGGCACCGTCACGGCACCGCTGGCATCCGTGCCGTCCCAGCCCGCGCCGGGCCGCGACGGCAACGCCGACGGCGGCCCGCTGGACGGCATCTCGCTGGTAGCGGGCGTCCGTACGGCCTATCCGTACGTCCGTACCGTCGTCCTCGCCGAGAAGGACGACCCGCGCCGGGCCGCCTTCGCGCTCCAGGCGGGCGCCGGCGGCTGGGTCGCCAAGGACTGCTCGCTCTCCCGCCTGCTCGCCGTCATCCGCGGCGTGCTGCGCGACGAGACGCACCTGCCGCCCGCGCTGCTCACCGGCGTCCTGCGCGAGCTGACGGCGGCGCGCAAGCACCGCACCGAAAGCGAGCGCCTGGTGGAGTCGCTGACACCGCGCGAGCGCGAGGTGCTGCGCTGCATGGTGGCCGGGCTGGGCCGCAAGGCGGTCGCCGAGCGGCTGTTCCTTTCGCCGCACACGGTCCGTACGCACATGCAGAACGTGCTCGGCAAGCTCGGCGTGCACTCGACGCTGGCCGCCGTGGCGCTGGCGCGGCGGGCCGGAGTGGGGCCCGTGGAGCTGGAACCGGCCACGGCCGCGGCCTCCGCGCTCACCTGA